Proteins encoded within one genomic window of Gemmatimonadaceae bacterium:
- a CDS encoding vitamin K epoxide reductase family protein — MPDAVDTSGWWSSILRRARERDVERVLLYDRSRRSVLAAWFAARGQGTVTPLLADYLKALLGAVLGFWLLAWPLEAWLAWDRVAVYAALGLVFSLQVTHHAYRLAKDPAYTVRRCNCGGSRQDDTKAVLTSRAGTIAGLPVSWLGAAVYAALLITASSGQVGAERALAVTGVLASAYLAFVMVARIGALCTTCINVAALNVLIASRVLG; from the coding sequence ATGCCTGACGCGGTCGATACATCCGGGTGGTGGAGTAGCATCCTGCGACGTGCACGAGAGCGTGACGTGGAGCGCGTGCTGCTCTACGACCGCTCGCGACGCAGCGTTCTCGCGGCCTGGTTCGCGGCACGCGGACAAGGCACGGTCACGCCCCTTCTTGCCGACTACCTCAAGGCCCTCCTCGGCGCGGTCCTCGGCTTCTGGCTGCTCGCCTGGCCGCTGGAGGCATGGCTCGCGTGGGATCGCGTGGCGGTGTATGCCGCGCTGGGTCTCGTGTTTTCGCTGCAGGTGACGCACCACGCCTATCGGCTGGCGAAGGACCCTGCGTACACCGTGCGGCGCTGCAACTGCGGTGGTTCGCGCCAGGATGACACGAAGGCGGTCCTCACGAGCCGCGCCGGAACGATCGCCGGTCTCCCGGTGTCCTGGCTTGGCGCGGCGGTCTACGCGGCGCTGCTCATTACGGCGTCCTCTGGACAGGTGGGAGCCGAACGCGCGCTGGCGGTGACCGGCGTGCTCGCGAGCGCGTACCTGGCGTTCGTGATGGTGGCGAGGATCGGAGCGCTTTGCACCACATGCATCAACGTGGCCGCGCTGAACGTGCTGATCGCCTCGCGCGTACTCGGGTAG
- a CDS encoding amidohydrolase family protein, whose product MLRSRLCFALATLVAAPALQAQATTIHNVTVIDVATGRLQPGRTIVIEGTRIARVEAATEATRAAATLDGTGMFVIPGLWDMHVHAYFTNDTARFHATNEVMLPLFVVNGVTGVRDLGSNLDASLAARDSIAAHQLVGPRMVVSGPMIDGPTTRYAAAIKVATPIEARDAVRTLKQRGVDLIKAQTLIPRDAYFAMADEANRIGIPFEGHVPREITAWEAIGARQRSFEHMIGVADTATSLIAALARNGVWQCPTVINSVGTAADLANDPGLPYWSRPAVEGWRRTALERLSATDSATKAFDERARRRLGLIRTLHAAGVPFLAGTDAPAGYDLVPGASLHRELQLFVRAGLTPLQALQTATLNPAVYFKRATVWGAIAPGKVADLVVLARNPLVDIANTRSVMAVVADGRYFSPRELDRMRLRLLEQAAK is encoded by the coding sequence ATGCTCCGCTCCCGGTTGTGCTTCGCCCTCGCCACGCTTGTCGCTGCCCCGGCCCTGCAGGCGCAGGCAACGACCATTCACAACGTCACCGTCATCGACGTAGCGACCGGGCGCCTGCAGCCGGGTCGCACGATCGTCATCGAGGGCACGCGCATCGCACGCGTCGAGGCAGCGACGGAGGCCACGCGTGCCGCGGCCACACTCGACGGCACGGGGATGTTCGTGATCCCCGGACTCTGGGACATGCACGTGCACGCCTACTTCACCAACGACACGGCGCGCTTTCACGCGACGAACGAGGTGATGCTGCCGCTGTTTGTGGTAAACGGCGTCACGGGCGTGCGCGACCTCGGGAGCAACCTCGACGCGAGCCTTGCGGCGCGCGACAGCATCGCCGCGCACCAGCTCGTGGGACCGCGCATGGTCGTGTCCGGACCAATGATCGATGGCCCCACGACGCGGTATGCCGCCGCGATCAAGGTCGCCACGCCAATCGAAGCCCGCGACGCCGTGCGCACCCTCAAGCAACGTGGCGTGGACCTGATCAAGGCCCAGACCCTGATTCCACGCGACGCGTATTTCGCCATGGCCGACGAAGCCAATCGCATCGGCATCCCGTTCGAGGGCCACGTGCCGCGCGAGATCACGGCCTGGGAAGCCATCGGTGCGCGGCAACGCAGCTTTGAACACATGATCGGCGTGGCCGATACCGCCACGTCGCTCATCGCGGCCCTCGCGCGCAACGGCGTGTGGCAGTGCCCCACGGTGATCAACAGCGTGGGCACGGCCGCCGATCTCGCGAACGACCCTGGGCTGCCCTATTGGTCGCGACCGGCCGTGGAAGGCTGGCGCCGCACGGCGCTCGAACGCCTCTCGGCAACCGATTCGGCGACGAAGGCGTTTGACGAGCGCGCGCGACGTCGGCTTGGGCTGATCCGGACGCTGCACGCGGCGGGCGTACCGTTCCTCGCCGGCACCGATGCGCCGGCCGGGTACGACCTCGTCCCGGGCGCCAGCCTCCATCGCGAACTGCAGCTCTTCGTGCGCGCTGGTCTCACGCCGCTCCAGGCGCTGCAGACTGCCACGCTCAATCCCGCGGTGTACTTCAAGCGTGCGACAGTCTGGGGGGCGATTGCTCCCGGGAAGGTCGCGGACCTGGTGGTCCTCGCGCGCAACCCCCTCGTCGACATCGCGAACACGCGCAGCGTGATGGCGGTCGTGGCCGATGGCAGGTATTTCTCTCCGAGGGAACTGGACCGTATGCGGCTCAGGCTCCTCGAGCAGGCCGCGAAGTGA
- a CDS encoding DUF4918 family protein: protein MSTFASRAYRFYTRLTPPRVPAGVEVMNPYQDRVARGYARQFLDRYFDDDDPRVLMLGINPGRFGAGITGVTFTDPIALADALGVENHLPRRHELSSVFVYRMIEAFGGPHAFYRRFFLTALSPLGYTKGGKNLNYYDGGLLPHVTPFIVRSIEQQLAMGGRRDHAVVLGTGQNTDVLQRLNDRHGFFERIHAVEHPRFIMQYRRKRLDEFVARYLEACAAALTG from the coding sequence GTGTCCACCTTCGCATCTCGCGCGTATCGCTTCTATACCAGGCTCACGCCTCCGCGCGTGCCGGCCGGCGTCGAGGTCATGAATCCGTACCAGGACCGGGTGGCCCGTGGCTACGCGCGTCAATTCCTCGACCGCTACTTCGACGACGACGATCCACGCGTCCTCATGCTGGGCATCAACCCCGGTCGCTTTGGCGCTGGCATTACCGGCGTCACCTTCACTGATCCCATTGCGCTCGCCGACGCGCTCGGCGTCGAGAACCACCTGCCCCGGCGCCATGAGCTGTCGTCCGTGTTCGTGTACCGGATGATCGAGGCATTCGGCGGACCACACGCCTTCTATCGGCGCTTCTTCCTTACCGCACTCTCCCCGCTCGGCTACACGAAGGGCGGCAAGAACCTCAACTACTACGACGGCGGCCTGCTTCCGCACGTGACGCCGTTCATCGTGCGGAGCATCGAGCAGCAACTCGCGATGGGCGGACGGCGCGATCACGCCGTCGTGCTTGGCACGGGCCAGAACACGGACGTGCTGCAGCGCCTCAACGACAGGCATGGCTTCTTTGAACGGATCCACGCCGTCGAGCATCCGCGCTTCATCATGCAGTATCGACGCAAGCGCCTGGACGAATTCGTGGCGCGCTACCTCGAGGCGTGCGCAGCCGCGCTCACTGGTTAG
- a CDS encoding S8 family peptidase, giving the protein MHTARYLTVAALATIAACSDTDRPTEPRQPDEQVTLNVQAARDTAVGPNDYIVVLKDTEGNVGAAATRFGAMAGVQVKTTWDQALKGFLAELTPAALERLRADAAVDFVEKDAMAYMDQGGSVQVIQPVAGIWGLDRIDQRPLPLNGQYQYFRTGGPPGVVIHVYVIDSGINLGHVDFAGSIGAGISFVPGAPSVMDCNGHGTHVSSTLGGNTFGVAKGVIIHPVRVFDCAGGAPFSRIISAVNWVQANDIAPAVTNMSLGGGFHAATNGAVNALVASGNSVVVAAGNNNANACGSSPASAVNAITVGSTGDPAGAAVPPAIPDRRSSFSNWGPCLDLFAPGRNIRAAWIGGAAVTALLSGTSMASPHAAGAAALLRDKFPAWTPIMVRNSLVGNATLGIVTNPGAGSPNRLLYMGYIL; this is encoded by the coding sequence ATGCACACCGCTCGATACCTCACCGTCGCCGCGCTGGCGACCATCGCCGCCTGCAGCGACACCGACCGGCCCACTGAGCCGCGGCAGCCCGACGAGCAAGTCACACTGAACGTCCAGGCCGCCAGGGACACCGCTGTCGGGCCCAACGACTACATCGTCGTCCTCAAGGACACCGAGGGCAACGTGGGCGCGGCTGCGACCCGCTTCGGCGCGATGGCCGGTGTTCAGGTGAAGACCACGTGGGACCAGGCCCTCAAGGGCTTCCTGGCCGAGCTGACGCCCGCTGCGCTGGAGCGCCTTCGCGCGGACGCGGCCGTCGACTTCGTCGAGAAGGACGCCATGGCTTACATGGACCAGGGCGGCAGTGTCCAGGTGATCCAACCCGTCGCCGGCATCTGGGGGTTGGACCGCATTGACCAGCGCCCGCTGCCGCTCAACGGGCAGTACCAGTACTTCCGCACCGGCGGGCCCCCGGGCGTCGTCATTCACGTGTACGTGATCGACTCCGGCATCAACCTCGGCCACGTCGACTTTGCCGGCAGCATCGGTGCGGGCATCTCGTTCGTCCCTGGCGCGCCGTCAGTGATGGACTGCAACGGACACGGCACGCACGTCTCGAGCACACTGGGTGGCAACACCTTTGGCGTCGCCAAGGGCGTGATCATTCACCCCGTGCGGGTGTTCGACTGCGCCGGCGGTGCCCCGTTCTCGCGCATCATTTCGGCGGTGAACTGGGTGCAGGCCAATGACATCGCCCCGGCCGTGACGAACATGAGCCTCGGCGGCGGGTTCCACGCCGCCACCAACGGCGCCGTGAATGCCCTCGTCGCCTCGGGCAACTCCGTTGTCGTGGCGGCCGGCAACAACAACGCAAATGCCTGCGGCTCGTCGCCCGCCAGCGCGGTGAACGCGATCACGGTGGGATCGACGGGCGATCCGGCCGGTGCGGCCGTGCCGCCCGCGATCCCCGATCGCCGGTCGTCATTCTCCAACTGGGGCCCCTGCCTCGACCTCTTCGCGCCCGGCCGGAACATCCGCGCGGCGTGGATCGGCGGCGCGGCGGTCACCGCCCTGCTGAGCGGCACCTCGATGGCCTCACCGCACGCAGCCGGCGCCGCCGCGCTGCTCCGGGACAAGTTCCCCGCCTGGACGCCGATCATGGTGCGTAACTCGCTGGTCGGTAATGCCACGCTCGGCATCGTGACCAACCCCGGCGCCGGTTCGCCCAACCGGCTGCTTTACATGGGCTACATCCTGTAG
- a CDS encoding hexameric tyrosine-coordinated heme protein, protein MTDTWLPSLITQTPQEGFELAITLSRRGVKYTQPDTDVLKRLRPDYANSAEALTAASQVVAINFQTVAAANNYWRK, encoded by the coding sequence ATGACGGACACCTGGCTGCCATCACTCATCACCCAGACGCCGCAGGAGGGCTTCGAGCTTGCGATCACGCTCAGTCGTCGCGGGGTCAAGTACACCCAGCCGGACACTGACGTCCTCAAGCGACTGCGCCCGGACTACGCCAACTCCGCGGAGGCGTTGACCGCGGCCTCGCAGGTGGTGGCGATCAATTTCCAGACCGTGGCGGCGGCGAACAACTACTGGCGCAAGTAG
- the bioB gene encoding biotin synthase BioB translates to MNWNTIADRSLAGELISRDEARAVLSAPDEALLEQLAAAYRVRRHHFGNRVRLHFLLNAQSGLCPEDCHYCSQSSVSTAEIEKYPMLAREKILAAAERAASLNAGTFCLVISGRAPGERVFGRVLDAVREVKSRHDMHVCTCLGLLTEDHVQRLRQAGCDQVNHNLNTSERFTEEIVSTHSFADRRATVGHVARSGMKTCSGGIIGMGEQDDDVIDLAMSLRDMGVRSIPVNFLIPIDGTPLADVSALDPRRCLRVLCLYRFLLPSQEIRIAGGREVHLRSMQPLGLYAANSIFIGDYLTTPGQSAAEDYEMIRDAGFVLEAPDGSPLDPSRLDELLAMTASSDAQMTASAAAHATQPQVRR, encoded by the coding sequence ATGAACTGGAACACCATCGCCGATCGCTCGCTGGCCGGAGAGCTGATCTCCCGAGACGAGGCACGGGCCGTGCTCTCGGCGCCTGACGAGGCGCTGCTCGAACAGCTCGCGGCCGCGTACCGCGTGCGGCGGCACCACTTCGGCAATCGCGTACGACTGCACTTCCTGCTCAATGCGCAGAGCGGGCTCTGCCCGGAGGATTGCCACTACTGCTCGCAGTCCTCGGTGTCCACGGCGGAGATCGAGAAGTATCCGATGCTCGCTCGTGAGAAGATCCTCGCGGCCGCTGAACGTGCGGCGAGCCTCAACGCCGGCACGTTCTGCCTGGTGATTTCGGGTCGAGCGCCTGGGGAGCGCGTATTCGGCCGTGTGCTCGATGCCGTGCGCGAAGTGAAGTCACGCCACGACATGCACGTGTGTACCTGCCTGGGCCTGCTCACGGAGGACCATGTGCAGCGACTGCGCCAGGCCGGCTGTGATCAGGTCAACCACAATCTGAACACGTCCGAACGTTTCACCGAAGAGATCGTGAGTACGCACTCGTTTGCGGACCGGCGGGCGACGGTTGGGCATGTCGCGCGCAGTGGCATGAAGACGTGTTCGGGCGGTATCATCGGGATGGGCGAACAGGACGACGACGTGATCGACCTCGCGATGTCCCTTCGTGACATGGGCGTGCGGAGCATCCCGGTCAACTTCCTGATTCCCATCGACGGGACGCCCCTCGCCGATGTCTCTGCGCTCGACCCGCGACGCTGCCTGCGCGTGCTGTGCCTCTACCGGTTCCTGCTGCCTTCGCAGGAGATTCGCATTGCCGGAGGCCGGGAGGTACACTTGCGATCGATGCAGCCACTGGGGCTCTACGCTGCCAACTCGATCTTCATCGGCGACTACCTCACCACACCCGGACAGTCGGCAGCCGAGGACTACGAGATGATCCGCGATGCCGGGTTCGTGCTCGAGGCGCCGGATGGCTCGCCCCTTGATCCATCGCGCCTCGACGAACTTCTCGCGATGACTGCATCATCAGACGCGCAGATGACTGCATCCGCCGCTGCGCACGCGACGCAGCCGCAGGTGCGCAGATGA
- the bioD gene encoding dethiobiotin synthase, protein MIRLGITGTDTGVGKTVVTCTIAAGLTARGLRVAAMKPVETGVAPDDVERDGARLARAAGGRIALATLAPITFPEPLAPLVASRQAGRPIDPGLLDRAVDAAAAGADALLVEGAGGLLVPVTESDSFAELFRRWRLDTLIVAANRLGVINHVRLTTQTARRAGLHVCAIALNHVNAASDASMASNAALLHELEHVPVIEFPWQATARHLDGAVERLLHLLPSHA, encoded by the coding sequence ATGATACGTCTCGGCATCACCGGCACGGACACGGGTGTCGGCAAGACGGTCGTGACATGTACAATCGCGGCGGGTCTGACGGCGCGCGGCCTTCGCGTGGCGGCGATGAAGCCGGTGGAGACTGGCGTTGCGCCGGATGACGTCGAGCGCGACGGTGCGCGGCTCGCGCGCGCTGCGGGAGGGCGCATTGCGCTCGCAACGCTCGCGCCGATCACATTCCCGGAACCGCTCGCCCCGCTCGTGGCGTCTCGGCAGGCCGGGCGGCCGATCGACCCGGGGCTGCTCGATCGCGCCGTGGACGCGGCCGCGGCGGGCGCCGACGCACTTCTCGTCGAGGGCGCAGGTGGCCTGCTCGTTCCGGTCACGGAGAGCGACTCCTTTGCGGAATTGTTCCGGCGCTGGCGGCTGGACACGCTCATCGTCGCCGCCAACAGGCTCGGCGTCATCAACCACGTGCGGCTCACGACACAGACGGCGCGGCGCGCCGGGTTGCATGTGTGCGCCATCGCCCTGAATCACGTCAACGCCGCAAGCGACGCGTCGATGGCGTCGAACGCGGCGCTTCTCCACGAACTCGAACACGTGCCAGTCATCGAGTTCCCTTGGCAGGCGACCGCGCGCCACCTCGACGGCGCGGTGGAGCGCCTTCTTCATCTCCTTCCGTCACACGCATGA
- a CDS encoding adenosylmethionine--8-amino-7-oxononanoate transaminase, with protein MSVGFDVRAADARHLWHPYTQHGLGETPVHVVRGSGAHLYDEGGRAIFDAISSWWVTLHGHAHPSIAAAIAEQAQRLEQVIFAGFTHEPAARLAAELVRVAPQGLSRVFFSDDGSTAVEVAVKIALQYWRNRGESRRLVVALEHAYHGDTFGAMSVSARGLFTGPFSDHLFEVVRLPDPATSDVVTAFDAVIAARGGELAALIVEPMVLGAGGMRFWSADSLRALRERCGAQGIPFIADEVMTGFGRTGPLFACEHAGVTPDLLCLSKGITGGFLPLGATLATEALFESFSSSDRTRTLFHGHSYSANPIACAAALASLALLNDHCAAHRRRIEASHRGWATRLGATPGIRNVRVLGTILVAELAVDDTGYLSGAGPALRAFALERGVLLRPLGDTVYLLPPYCSTDTDLAGACEVIVDFVSRQ; from the coding sequence ATGAGCGTCGGGTTCGATGTTCGCGCGGCGGACGCGCGTCACCTCTGGCATCCCTACACGCAACACGGCCTTGGCGAGACGCCAGTGCATGTCGTGCGAGGTTCGGGAGCACACCTCTACGATGAAGGCGGACGCGCGATCTTTGACGCGATCTCCTCGTGGTGGGTGACGCTGCACGGTCACGCGCACCCGTCGATTGCTGCGGCGATCGCCGAGCAGGCACAGCGTCTGGAGCAGGTGATCTTTGCCGGGTTCACGCACGAGCCAGCGGCGCGCCTCGCCGCAGAGCTGGTGCGCGTGGCGCCCCAGGGACTGTCGCGCGTCTTCTTCTCAGACGACGGATCGACCGCGGTCGAGGTCGCAGTGAAGATCGCGCTCCAGTACTGGCGGAACCGCGGCGAGTCACGACGGCTCGTCGTGGCACTCGAGCACGCGTATCACGGCGACACGTTCGGGGCCATGAGTGTGAGCGCGCGAGGGCTGTTCACGGGCCCGTTCTCCGATCACCTGTTCGAAGTCGTCCGGCTTCCGGATCCGGCAACATCGGACGTGGTGACGGCCTTTGACGCGGTGATCGCGGCACGGGGAGGGGAACTCGCCGCGCTGATCGTCGAACCGATGGTACTCGGAGCGGGCGGCATGCGCTTCTGGAGCGCCGACTCGCTCCGAGCGTTGAGAGAACGCTGTGGTGCGCAGGGCATTCCGTTCATTGCGGACGAAGTCATGACAGGCTTCGGCCGCACGGGGCCGCTCTTTGCCTGTGAACACGCGGGGGTCACGCCCGATCTGCTTTGCCTGTCCAAGGGAATCACCGGCGGCTTTCTCCCGCTTGGGGCGACGCTGGCCACCGAGGCGCTGTTCGAGTCATTCAGTTCCAGCGATCGTACACGAACACTCTTTCACGGGCACTCCTACTCGGCGAACCCGATCGCGTGCGCGGCGGCGCTGGCATCGCTGGCCCTGCTGAACGACCACTGCGCGGCCCATCGTCGGCGGATCGAGGCGTCTCATCGGGGCTGGGCGACGCGGCTTGGGGCAACGCCAGGCATACGCAACGTGCGCGTGCTCGGGACCATTCTGGTCGCTGAGCTCGCCGTGGACGACACGGGCTACCTCAGTGGGGCCGGACCCGCGCTCCGTGCCTTCGCGCTCGAACGCGGCGTACTGCTGCGGCCGCTTGGGGATACGGTCTACCTGCTGCCGCCGTACTGCAGCACGGATACCGACCTTGCTGGGGCCTGCGAGGTGATCGTCGACTTCGTGAGCCGCCAATGA
- the bioF gene encoding 8-amino-7-oxononanoate synthase produces MLRTSLSLDHALASELASLRERGLHRRLREIIHRDGAIVDTPDGARVDFSSNDYLGLATDPRLAAAAAECTRSLGTGGTASRLIAGNTAVHDALDADLAAWFGVEAALSFATGYAANTGVIPALVTRGDAIFAEQLNHASLIDGCRLSRADVHVYPHGDLGALASLLATHRATYRRAMIVTDGMFSMDGDLAPLREIVALAREHDAWTYVDDAHAMGVLGNGGRGSTELLGVTQGIDVIVGTLGKAFGSAGAFALGSHTLRDVLINRARSFVFSTAPMPMQAAAAREALRIARAEPERRVRVRAVARHLRERLRARGLHVPGSDDAHIIPVLVGDAVRTLALGARLEAQGFLAGAVRPPTVPDGTSRLRITVSASHTTAQIDALADAVAALLPGNGTAAALTA; encoded by the coding sequence ATGCTGAGGACCTCCCTCTCATTGGACCACGCCCTTGCCTCGGAGCTTGCCTCGCTCCGGGAACGAGGTTTGCACCGCCGCCTGCGCGAGATCATCCATCGCGACGGGGCGATCGTCGACACTCCTGACGGCGCTCGCGTGGACTTCAGCTCTAACGACTACCTCGGGCTGGCAACCGACCCCCGGCTGGCTGCAGCAGCAGCGGAGTGCACCCGGAGCCTTGGCACCGGCGGCACCGCGTCCCGGTTGATCGCTGGCAACACGGCCGTCCACGATGCGCTCGACGCGGATCTCGCCGCGTGGTTTGGCGTCGAGGCCGCGCTGAGCTTCGCCACCGGGTACGCGGCCAATACGGGTGTCATCCCCGCGTTGGTCACACGCGGCGACGCCATCTTTGCCGAGCAGCTCAATCATGCGTCGTTGATCGATGGTTGCCGACTGAGTCGCGCCGACGTCCACGTGTATCCGCACGGCGACCTCGGCGCCCTCGCCTCGCTGCTGGCCACGCATCGGGCCACGTATCGGCGCGCCATGATCGTGACGGATGGGATGTTCTCCATGGACGGCGACCTTGCACCCCTGAGGGAGATCGTCGCGCTCGCGCGCGAACACGATGCGTGGACGTACGTGGACGATGCGCACGCGATGGGAGTGCTCGGCAACGGGGGCCGAGGGTCGACGGAGCTCCTTGGCGTCACGCAGGGCATCGACGTCATCGTTGGCACGCTCGGCAAGGCGTTCGGATCCGCCGGTGCGTTCGCCCTCGGCTCCCACACCTTGCGCGACGTGTTGATCAATCGCGCGCGGTCCTTTGTCTTTTCGACCGCACCCATGCCGATGCAGGCGGCGGCCGCACGCGAAGCGTTGCGCATCGCGCGCGCCGAGCCTGAGCGCCGTGTTCGTGTCCGTGCGGTGGCGCGACACCTGCGCGAGCGTCTGCGCGCGCGTGGGCTGCATGTACCCGGGAGCGACGACGCACACATCATCCCTGTGCTGGTGGGCGATGCAGTGCGCACGCTGGCCCTGGGCGCACGCCTCGAAGCCCAGGGTTTCCTGGCCGGCGCCGTGCGGCCACCCACAGTTCCGGATGGTACGTCGCGGCTTCGGATCACCGTGAGCGCTTCACACACTACGGCGCAGATCGACGCGCTCGCCGACGCCGTTGCCGCGCTGCTCCCGGGGAACGGCACGGCCGCCGCGCTCACCGCATGA